AGTATCCGGTGATCAACTGAAGCAGTCGAAGGCTTCTAGGTCTGGATTGCAGCTACCCGTAGGACGATTTCTTCGTTGGATGTCAGACGTACGACTTGGAAGAATGATACATGAATACGCGGCGATATATTTGACTGCGGGTATTGAAAATCTCCTGGAAGAAATATTGTTACAATGCATACCGACCGATCCGCACACAACGTTAACCGCGACGATGTTGGAGCATGCTATAGCGAACAGCGGAGATTTATGGGGTCTTCTGCAACCGTATGCACACTTGAACGCTGGTCGAACAGCATCAGGTACAGACACAGTGGtttgaattgtgaaatttgtttATCGTTCGTCGAGGAGAAACGAGAATGTTATATTTGCAGGTGCTCTTGCAATGCCGCGTTGGGCAAGCGTAAGTTCTTTAAATTCCTCTTCGTCATCTCGCAGTGGAAGGGACGCAGCGAATTCGGCACTGGAACCGTCGCTGTTAACCACCTGTGTCGGGTCGATGTCAGAGCTAATAGATTTAATCTCTAAAGTGGCACAAGCCGGACGTTCACCTATACCATTAACAACCAAGGCGCTGAACGCTTTGTTCTACTACATGAGGTGTTCGCAGGTTTGCTCGTTTAACCTTTATGTTTTCTACCTAACGCGTTGATATACGTTTACAATATaacgaaatattatttatgtagtTGGAACACGGCGAACGAGGTTCCGGGATACAAGAGCTCGCTTATGAACGAGCGTACGTTGTCCTTCCGCCGTTGGTCGAGTGGCTACGTGTTGCAACTGCTCATGCAGAACATAGACACGGTCTCGTTGTAGATCAAGACGATATTAATCAAGCTGCTAGGCTGCTATTGCCTGGAGTAGACTGCCCAGTTAGACCTATATGGTAGAGAACATTGatatcatatttatattatacggAATACTGTGTAAACCTTTCGCGTTCCATATATGTagtcaattttcaaatgtattttATCTCCTAGTTATAACTTAAGATTAGATATACAAAATCTGCTAAATTCTTTCGAATAACTTCTGTGCAAACATTGCATTTTCTCAATAGCTTCGAGGAAGTAGCGGTCTGCTCGAAACGCATCGATGACACCGAATACGTTCGTCTTCTCACGATGGATATGGCCTTTAAAATGTTAACTAGCGGTCGTACGGATCTGATCGCACAAGCCATGCCTCTTTTGCCATCAACGAAGATCAATACGGTGAACGACAATGGCTTCACCGCACTGATGATAGCATGTATCAACGGTGATGAAACAGCTATATTAGCTCTGTTGGATGCTGGAGCAGATTTGAACATTGAAAGTCCACCACCACCGACTGGTCAATTGGCGAACACACCTTCCAAGGTTCCGGTAACACCAGGTGTATCGAATGCTAGGAGTCCGGTTACGCCATCTTCGATAGTGTCCTCTGGAAAAAGTATGCAGTCTTCAGGTTCAGCTTCTAGTTTGCCAAATGCATCCAGCAATATTTCAAGCAACGTATGCTGCAATCAAACTGGATTCAATGCTGAAACTCAACACTGGACCGCTTTAACTTACACGGCTTTAATGGGACATTGTAATATCGCCAGAATATTGTTAGAAAGAGGTGCTGCGGTTGAAGGTGGTGCTAAACCCAGTGAAGATAAATGTACAGTTACTCCACTGCAAGCTGCTACAGCAACTGGTAACAACGAAATGGTGGCGTTGTTATTAGCTCACGGTGCTCAGCCATTCTTGTCGACTTTGATCAAAGACTCCTTTTCTTACTCTGGTTCTGCCCAACGTGGTTGTTACAGGCAAGTGAAATGTTCATCTCATACGTTTGAAGGAAAAAGCTCTTGTTTTAATCTTCTTTTGTCAACCTCTTGTACAGCGCAATATCGGTAGCGACAGCTCATGGTCAAAGGAGCTGTCTTCATCAGTTGTTGTCTCATCCACTAAACTTTTCTGCCAAGAGAGGGGAAAAAGAAGTATTGTCTTTGGAAGAGATTCTTGCGGAAGGTAGCGCAGCCACTAGTCCACAACAGCAAACCGTAGATGGAAGAGGAAATCGAAGGGAAGGGAAGGAGCCAGTTTTTAATAAGGTTCAAACAAAAGCTTTGCAAGAAGCAATGTATCACAGCGCTGAAAGTAATCATTTAGGtaaactaaatttttatatgagtAACGTGGTAATCGACGtgttaaagaaatataaaatagttaaacaAAACAAGTTTTATTCAGATACAATGTATCTTATAGATATAACAATGGAACTCCGCGGATTAAAAGTAGGTTGGACATTACATTGCTGGATGCATAGTCTCGCAACGGCTCATGAAATGAGATTAGATTCCGTGATAGATCAATTGCTTCAAGATTTCCTTCAAGTGTGTCCAGATGATTATTCGACACAATTTGTACAGGAATGTCTTCCTttgttatttaacatttttaggtACAGTAAGGCAAGTAtcaattacaatataaataaaattcaaataacaattttatgatCTACTATTTATATTTTGAGTACAGAAAGAAGGCACGACGCTACTTCTTGCTGATATTTTCTGTACATGTTTTGGATGGGAACCGATAAAACCTATTCGAGACACTACACTTTCAAGTGGATCAAGAATAgatcctaaatttgtaaataatccaGAGTTAAGCGATGTACAGTTCAGAGTGGAGGGTAGAGTTTTCTATGGCCATAAAATTGTTCTAGTAACATCGTCTCCAAGGTTTAGAAACATGTTGAGTTCCAAGTTATGTGAGGGGAATCCTCCGATTGTACAAATCAATGATATACGGTACCACATTTTCCAGGTATGCTTATCTCAATAGATACTGAACATACATTGTCTTATAAAAACATCccgtaaataaaatttctttctcgCCTTCAGATGGTTATGGAATTCTTATATCACGGTGGATGTGCCACGTTAGAAGTTAATCAAAGTGATGTCTTGGAGCTAATGGCTGCTGCAAACTTTTTCCAGTTAGACGGTTTGCTTAGGTACTGCGAAGCACAGTGCTCGTCAATGGTTGATCTTGATAACATCGTTTCTATGTACATTCATGCAAaggtatattatataattcaaatattacTGATGAAGTGTAACTTTGAAACATCctacacatttttaaaaatggtaCACAAAAAGTATTCTGTCTTATCGACTTTAACATTATGTAAAAACTTTTTAGGTTTATAACGCGACTCAACTGTTAGAATACTGTCAAGgatttttgttacaaaatatgGTTGCTTTATTGACATACGATGACTCGGTTAAGCGCCTATTGTTTGCTAAAAAACTGCCAAATCACGACGTCCTCGCGGGCCTTCTTCTTACTTTACAAGCAAGAATAAAAACTAGACGATCTcaacaacaaaataaaataaaagcttAGAGATATAATGTATCCAGTATAGTGGTATCATCATTATCATTTCGTTTCCGCTTTTGTCAAGTATAGTTATCAACATATTTAGGTGACGCCGTTTAATAAAAAGTAAGATATGTACATTAATTAAGACTGAATGTTTCATGACTTATCTTTAATTCATTATCaggtatttaaatataaatctccAGTAATTTATATCAGAGATTATAATTTTCATGCGATTATTCTTTTTTTCAAGGTATTAGTAGAATTTAAGAATGATACATGTGATGCAAATTATACACCTACATATTTTATTCTTGTTGTATAATACTTCTTTAACTACTTTTTGTAAActacaaagtataaaatatcaatgtatattatatatcgtTTGCACTATCAAAATGACATACTTcattataaatgaattttatgcatgtataataattaagcagtttaattttcaaaaataaatgtcCAACTCGGCTTTAAGTAAtagtgtaaataataaaattaattatcataaaatatgCAGTATAATATACactataaattaattatctatcacTGTTAAACTATTAATATATGCAACAGGTAAATATATATCTTGTAAATAAAACGgattaaacattttatacacAATGCAAAAAAGATGTTAAAACAGAATATAATTCTCCTTCTAAACATAATTTATTCGTCGCGATTgcaagaaattataaatattgtgaTACGGTGCAGTCTCGCTATATAGCCGTTTTTCGgatcatcaaattttttacGATAAATCGAATTTTGTTTATAGCTCTTTCTATAATTTTCTGTTCTGCAACATCGGCCATATATCAAGACTCCACCGTAACTAAATAATCATTGTTCCATTTCCCAAtacttaataaaattgtttatacttTTTATTAGGCTTTTGTTTACACataattattagattttatagtatttatcacaatacaggaatttattaaaaactaaaaatataaagagaAAAATCCATGCAAAGTaaaatattacgctaatatatGCTATTTAATGCTCGCAAAATCCTTATACAATATATTGCTCTTTTTTGTATTCTGtttgaatttgaataaataaaatcctTACTTCgtaataaaatgttacaaacaACGCGGCGCATtcagaagagaaaaagaaaagacgAAACTGAATTCAATACTTAATACTACTTTGTAACACACAGTTCATTATCactttaacaaaattgttatcATCGATAGATCTGCGTATGTTAACGATGTAACAATGTTagcatttatatatataatgtgATTTATTTTGAATGTCAATGGTTAGttgtatatacaatatttaagtTATAATCTTAATGATACTGTAATcactggatttttagattttggaatgCCTAATAATCATATGAATCAAATCGATCTTCAAAAAATGGCTgtctcaatcttacaattatatgtaatatatttctCATTGTTAACCTTGTAAGCTTTAGCAGATGTACAAGCGATCTATAATAAACGATAAAATCCTAATGAAGactgattataaaaattatattcacaGTTTTGTACATTTCTATTACGTTTCATAGATtaagattagaaaattttgtcACTTCGTGTATGTTCATACAAACTTCCATTTAATACATTATATGCCTAATAAGGATTTCAATGATATAATTTGTCAGAAAAAACGTCAActtaaaaatgattttcaaaaaatgttattatatgCATCCTTTGTAACATGTACATACAATTGTGCACATATTactacaaattttttagtacctgtgtttttataaaaacaaaagataTCAAGATTTAAGCACACgaaatacataatttatttacatagtaaaacatttaaaatggaacattttaaatgattaacatttatgtaaaaaactatgtaagtttataacaaaattgaaatatatgcaAATAAGTGATAAAGCATGAATAGAATATTTCTGTACCTTGTTTACAgcatgtagaaatttatatgcaaactgaaatataaaaatattctatataGCACTATAATATAGTTGGCATACACAAACCATGTTCAGTTACTTAATGAtagaaaatttcttattttatagcAAACAAATTAGCGAAAGAAGCACTTACTGAAACCAAAGACGTACCGTAACATTTAATTATCACTTTTCATCACAttcgtttgattaataaaaaaattgagcaaTGCCTATGGGTAACATTCgggtgtaataaaaatattgtatttgttGAAGAAAATTGCAAGTTGAAACGTACCagcacatatttttatatagaattataaaaaaaataatcgaaATGTTACTTATTCGATATACCTTATTTAGATCGTTTGTTACCAATCATTTAACACCAATTAATTTAGTGCCACATTTATTCTGTATAGTTCTTACGTAGAGAAACTAATcttcttgaaaattattttgcataCTTTTTTAATAACCGtgctatttataaataattgtaaattattgttttatagtaataaatattaaaagtattatagATTATAGAATAGTTGAACAATAGAGTAGacaattttaatatgtattcTTAACAAACAATATATGTcaccataaaatttgaaactataacATTAACATTATTTCAAACGCTTGTCGCATATACAATGCTATACAGTTTACTAGTAAGTAATATATAAAGCAGTTAAAATGGTtcatcaaattttgtataagaTTATAATTTGATATAACAGAAGTGACAATAGTTACTTTATATTATTCCGAATTAGTTAATCGTTTCGTGGAACAAaagtacaaatttatttttgccacTATAATAAATCTATTATAAAGGATAGTGCAGGTATTCGATATACCTTTGTTATGTTTTAATCTAAAATAATCCAGAAAGTAAAGGTAAAAAGCAGAGATACATTAAGAATAATATAAAAcgttttgaacatttgaaaataataaaaaataatacattcaaattaCATGTTAATCAATTTACaagatgaatataaaataagtcTATCCTCTCCCCATATTGCATTGACCAATATACAAACTGGCAATTCATATTTTCCTTGATATTCATTCTACAAtcaatataagatagattgagaCAGCCCTTTTCACTTACTCATATCTATGATGGTTAGGAGCGCTAACTTAATTTAGTGActagaataataattaatataacaacGACTATAATCGCGAGTAACAACAGTACATAAACCTTTCGCCGGTATTTACTTTGGTAATTACTTCCCTTAATTAATTCTTGTGTTCCAAGCTCCACATTTCCATGTATATTTTCTACAGCATTATCTATCGTGTCTGTGACAGAAaagattcataaatatttatgtgtaaatatttttatgaaaaagttACAGACGTGATTACTTACTGACTGAGTCACCTTGCTGATATACCAGTGCCATAAGCTGGCGCATTATTTGATTTACATCTAAAATATCGCCCTCGATCCGTTTTACTCTATCTTCTCTCTCAATTAGCAATCCTTGTTGGAATTCAAGATCCCTAGGTATTTCATAAAACAGAATAATTGTTTGCAGCCTAATTTCCATGTAATCAATATCGTCATTTCAGTGCTTGTATTAATATGCATTGAAACAGACTTACCATACATTCAAGTGCATTTTATAGCTTCtctatattaataatacatgttgcaattatttaataatctttTTCACTGAGAATTTTAAATCAAGCTATCTTGATATTCATGctataaaatccacaaattatgTTTATCTTATAAAAATCATGAGAAAAGCCTATTGAATTTTGTTTTGTTAACAAGTTACATAATGTTAGCCATCCCTGAACCCATTGCTTGTGTGCAGACTGTGAGGAATAGTCGAGCTTTTTTCACTACTTGTATGTGCAAATAcacttacatatttataaaaattaatataaatttattttcaaacctTTGTTTCTCTTGGTGTTCATCCTCTTGTACTTGGAGTAGACGTTGTTGTTCCTCCTCTTCTGGATCCATATGACTCTCTATACTAGTTGTAGGTAAAATATATCTCTTCATTTTTGCTGCTACTGactgaaaaatttattatcatataATATAAAGACATATCACAAACTTATGCATGCTCTATTATATCTTCTACCTTTTGCATGTCTGAATATCTCATCATGGCATCTTTAAAATCAGTGGTAAGCTTttctatttgtaatttttgttgttTATCTCCTCTCCTCATTAGTACTGTCAGTCTTGCAATATCTTTACTTGTTTGATTTACTACTTGATTTGTGCTTAACTGTGTTTCATGcctaatacaaaataaattcacATATACTTCAACAAATCAATGAAACATAATCACATAATTTGTTATAATCCATTGTTTTAGCTACTTACACCTTATCTCTCAGTTCTTGATTATCTCTATTGGTTCCAATATTCTTATATGAACGTTCAAGTGTCTTCCAAGTTGTGTTGATTTTATATATGTTAGCAGTAATATTTTCACTGAGACTATAAAGTTCAGTAGGACTAAATCCCACATCAGGTACATCTGACCGTTGATCCGTGGATCCATAAGTTTGAGAACTATGAGCCATtctaaaaaatacataaaaacattctcgcaaatttttgtatttaacaaaaatgtacATGAATGATTTAAAGGCACATTTATAATCCTACTTCATTacctttttatttacaaatatataactctgattaatatttatgtatagatGTTGGTTCATGCATATGAAATGTTGTTTTCATTATTACATTGTCATTAAACTCTTGGTATGGTTTATAATGAATGATGATTcactaaatttcacaaattattactgaatagtttttatatttgcattaaaGAAACATTTACATTAACAAGGATAATTTCAAAGGCCAAGTTATTCATAATTTcaagaaattattttcaaatgattAATGACAAATATTATTGGGAGTCAATGTATTACAATAAACTCATTTTCTACTATGctctataatattaattataaaataacgttTATTAGCTGAAACTATTTCACAAAATTCAAAGTTCAAAAAAACAACATTTGATATACACCAacctaatataaaattaaaaacaattaaagtatgtataatttgtataatcagCTATGACAACTAATTATATCTTAATGCAGTtatgtacaataaatatttgcatGGTTTTATGCtttataacattaataaaattattaaaaaatagttttattAACATGAGAACTTAACAAAATGCAAATATATCCCTCGAACTTGTTGTAAAAATTACATTTGCAATATGAAAGATATTATGATATATTACAtagataatattgtaaattacaatttccttaatgcattaaaattattttacgcgATTATATGTTCCAGAACAATGTTCAGATCCAATGGTGTATGATGAATCATGTACAAAGAGTTGCGATAATGAAcatgaaattatatataattgtatacaaACATCGTCGATCTTATAACAAACCTGAACTGTTTTATCACAAGTGTTCTTAATatctaaatataaattgtttcaTTAATTCACATTTAAAAATCAAGAGAACTATTTTTATGTATCGAATCTTAGAAACTGACAGTTGCCTAAACGATCTAATCCACCGTCCACGTGACGGTAGTCCTTTTATACTCGTGAACGTATATTTAACAGAAACCTACATTATCGATGtccaagatttaaaaatttcaattagtcattattaaatataaatattaattaatataccaCAAGCATTTATGTACTCTTAAATAATACACTTAtaactatataatatatatttcacAGATTGTaatctaaattaaaatatatgaacaaTTTAGTGTGTCTATAACACCGTCAATACTactagattcaaaataatattaataaatattgttgcgCGATATTGCAACATAAATTGTTAAAGTATAgtctttaaattgaatttaataatgtacGTGCAAAATATATCATTCGCGAAAGCTGTTCAGAAGAAcgaataataatgtaaaattattttctgctaACTCATAAAAATGTGTCTGGAATACCGCCGTATATATTGTTACCGCTAGGATCAAGAATAAAactgataataaatttattttaatattatttgttatatttgcaACGATAAAAGTGAGGAAAAatagtaatatatttttttattgaacaGTTGAAATCATTAATGAGCTACCTTCCTCTGTAACCAGAGGTTAGTCGCATGGCGGACACTGGCTTGACAAGACGTAAGGTACGGAAGTTCCCGAGTACGACCGACAGATTGCGAAAGCCTTCAGAAACAACAACCGTCGGCCGTAAGTAAACGCTATTGTGATTTCTCATCATTTTAATCGCTTAAATAGTATGC
The Megachile rotundata isolate GNS110a chromosome 5, iyMegRotu1, whole genome shotgun sequence DNA segment above includes these coding regions:
- the LOC100880865 gene encoding ankyrin repeat and BTB/POZ domain-containing protein 2 isoform X1; the protein is MPSTRGESCSNKDCYCVICRELKDYKMAGNAESPQVRREGINFILRRGLPFVNRSPSKEWLETDLKRDEREDITLEEKSHPPEVDRAMTPVGNVRRTDKDVAHKTVIYFGDSNQRQKENRLRDACSKEEMEKTEADGAEDDAMCKRQRSMANLLENEDAKVTHEIVVNVTPSREDVLKIEEDESQVEDYWSLPGDNSGFKADWSFVQQWRLRGPSGGSGRELYCPPYSKDFTESSPKNGVHNMVHMVAERDTDSVAPTPTPQHPHHSQHHHLSLHEIRALQRRPECTGNSSSDENRSSGHASMSDTGGHTSSSSPPHRHHRAHSPQQLNSVPEDDRLSASVTQRNGRSRSGQNRNRHRATPAKLQVPWSGSGLEDIKLAIQQLTMRSHKSSSTYSSLSGSESSEPAVRRLMRHSSLETINTNVTSADEFVWVDSHNRLVELQQLPWTHHDVLRVLQNGRTREHMEQVSMETIPRLSYLLQRALVRVGRETQRLAKPVGLCSKHEVYSAFKIVLCPALADSCTKACLRAAAMFAVSGDQLKQSKASRSGLQLPVGRFLRWMSDVRLGRMIHEYAAIYLTAGIENLLEEILLQCIPTDPHTTLTATMLEHAIANSGDLWGLLQPYAHLNAGRTASGALAMPRWASVSSLNSSSSSRSGRDAANSALEPSLLTTCVGSMSELIDLISKVAQAGRSPIPLTTKALNALFYYMRCSQLEHGERGSGIQELAYERAYVVLPPLVEWLRVATAHAEHRHGLVVDQDDINQAARLLLPGVDCPVRPICFEEVAVCSKRIDDTEYVRLLTMDMAFKMLTSGRTDLIAQAMPLLPSTKINTVNDNGFTALMIACINGDETAILALLDAGADLNIESPPPPTGQLANTPSKVPVTPGVSNARSPVTPSSIVSSGKSMQSSGSASSLPNASSNISSNVCCNQTGFNAETQHWTALTYTALMGHCNIARILLERGAAVEGGAKPSEDKCTVTPLQAATATGNNEMVALLLAHGAQPFLSTLIKDSFSYSGSAQRGCYSAISVATAHGQRSCLHQLLSHPLNFSAKRGEKEVLSLEEILAEGSAATSPQQQTVDGRGNRREGKEPVFNKVQTKALQEAMYHSAESNHLDITMELRGLKVGWTLHCWMHSLATAHEMRLDSVIDQLLQDFLQVCPDDYSTQFVQECLPLLFNIFRYSKAKGTTLLLADIFCTCFGWEPIKPIRDTTLSSGSRIDPKFVNNPELSDVQFRVEGRVFYGHKIVLVTSSPRFRNMLSSKLCEGNPPIVQINDIRYHIFQMVMEFLYHGGCATLEVNQSDVLELMAAANFFQLDGLLRYCEAQCSSMVDLDNIVSMYIHAKVYNATQLLEYCQGFLLQNMVALLTYDDSVKRLLFAKKLPNHDVLAGLLLTLQARIKTRRSQQQNKIKA
- the LOC100880865 gene encoding ankyrin repeat and BTB/POZ domain-containing protein 2 isoform X2 is translated as MPSTRGESCSNKDCYCVICRELKDYKMAGNAESPQVRREGINFILRRGLPFVNRSPSKEWLETDLKRDEREDITLEEKSHPPEVDRAMTPVGNVRRTDKDVAHKTVIYFGDSNQRQKENRLRDACSKEEMEKTEADGAEDDAMCKRQRSMANLLENEDAKVTHEIVVNVTPSREDVLKIEEDESQVEDYWSLPGDNSGFKADWSFVQQWRLRGPSGGSGRELYCPPYSKDFTESSPKNGVHNMVHMVAERDTDSVAPTPTPQHPHHSQHHHLSLHEIRALQRRPECTGNSSSDENRSSGHASMSDTGGHTSSSSPPHRHHRAHSPQQLNSVPEDDRLSASVTQRNGRSRSGQNRNRHRATPAKLQVPWSGSGLEDIKLAIQQLTMRSHKSSSTYSSLSGSESSEPAVRRLMRHSSLETINTNVTSADEFVWVDSHNRLVELQQLPWTHHDVLRVLQNGRTREHMEQVSMETIPRLSYLLQRALVRVGRETQRLAKPVGLCSKHEVYSAFKIVLCPALADSCTKACLRAAAMFAVSGDQLKQSKASRSGLQLPVGRFLRWMSDVRLGRMIHEYAAIYLTAGIENLLEEILLQCIPTDPHTTLTATMLEHAIANSGDLWGLLQPYAHLNAGRTASGALAMPRWASVSSLNSSSSSRSGRDAANSALEPSLLTTCVGSMSELIDLISKVAQAGRSPIPLTTKALNALFYYMRCSQLEHGERGSGIQELAYERAYVVLPPLVEWLRVATAHAEHRHGLVVDQDDINQAARLLLPGVDCPVRPICFEEVAVCSKRIDDTEYVRLLTMDMAFKMLTSGRTDLIAQAMPLLPSTKINTVNDNGFTALMIACINGDETAILALLDAGADLNIESPPPPTGQLANTPSKVPVTPGVSNARSPVTPSSIVSSGKSMQSSGSASSLPNASSNISSNVCCNQTGFNAETQHWTALTYTALMGHCNIARILLERGAAVEGGAKPSEDKCTVTPLQAATATGNNEMVALLLAHGAQPFLSTLIKDSFSYSGSAQRGCYSAISVATAHGQRSCLHQLLSHPLNFSAKRGEKEVLSLEEILAEGSAATSPQQQTVDGRGNRREGKEPVFNKVQTKALQEAMYHSAESNHLDITMELRGLKVGWTLHCWMHSLATAHEMRLDSVIDQLLQDFLQVCPDDYSTQFVQECLPLLFNIFRYIQKEGTTLLLADIFCTCFGWEPIKPIRDTTLSSGSRIDPKFVNNPELSDVQFRVEGRVFYGHKIVLVTSSPRFRNMLSSKLCEGNPPIVQINDIRYHIFQMVMEFLYHGGCATLEVNQSDVLELMAAANFFQLDGLLRYCEAQCSSMVDLDNIVSMYIHAKVYNATQLLEYCQGFLLQNMVALLTYDDSVKRLLFAKKLPNHDVLAGLLLTLQARIKTRRSQQQNKIKA
- the LOC100880865 gene encoding ankyrin repeat and BTB/POZ domain-containing protein 2 isoform X4; this encodes MNVERATMDGCGQQPLFLTGTSGSGGISSPQQQTVQTGAPPEHYGGPLSLSICISDSGHEILRPKPRRPSGGSGRELYCPPYSKDFTESSPKNGVHNMVHMVAERDTDSVAPTPTPQHPHHSQHHHLSLHEIRALQRRPECTGNSSSDENRSSGHASMSDTGGHTSSSSPPHRHHRAHSPQQLNSVPEDDRLSASVTQRNGRSRSGQNRNRHRATPAKLQVPWSGSGLEDIKLAIQQLTMRSHKSSSTYSSLSGSESSEPAVRRLMRHSSLETINTNVTSADEFVWVDSHNRLVELQQLPWTHHDVLRVLQNGRTREHMEQVSMETIPRLSYLLQRALVRVGRETQRLAKPVGLCSKHEVYSAFKIVLCPALADSCTKACLRAAAMFAVSGDQLKQSKASRSGLQLPVGRFLRWMSDVRLGRMIHEYAAIYLTAGIENLLEEILLQCIPTDPHTTLTATMLEHAIANSGDLWGLLQPYAHLNAGRTASGALAMPRWASVSSLNSSSSSRSGRDAANSALEPSLLTTCVGSMSELIDLISKVAQAGRSPIPLTTKALNALFYYMRCSQLEHGERGSGIQELAYERAYVVLPPLVEWLRVATAHAEHRHGLVVDQDDINQAARLLLPGVDCPVRPICFEEVAVCSKRIDDTEYVRLLTMDMAFKMLTSGRTDLIAQAMPLLPSTKINTVNDNGFTALMIACINGDETAILALLDAGADLNIESPPPPTGQLANTPSKVPVTPGVSNARSPVTPSSIVSSGKSMQSSGSASSLPNASSNISSNVCCNQTGFNAETQHWTALTYTALMGHCNIARILLERGAAVEGGAKPSEDKCTVTPLQAATATGNNEMVALLLAHGAQPFLSTLIKDSFSYSGSAQRGCYSAISVATAHGQRSCLHQLLSHPLNFSAKRGEKEVLSLEEILAEGSAATSPQQQTVDGRGNRREGKEPVFNKVQTKALQEAMYHSAESNHLDITMELRGLKVGWTLHCWMHSLATAHEMRLDSVIDQLLQDFLQVCPDDYSTQFVQECLPLLFNIFRYSKAKGTTLLLADIFCTCFGWEPIKPIRDTTLSSGSRIDPKFVNNPELSDVQFRVEGRVFYGHKIVLVTSSPRFRNMLSSKLCEGNPPIVQINDIRYHIFQMVMEFLYHGGCATLEVNQSDVLELMAAANFFQLDGLLRYCEAQCSSMVDLDNIVSMYIHAKVYNATQLLEYCQGFLLQNMVALLTYDDSVKRLLFAKKLPNHDVLAGLLLTLQARIKTRRSQQQNKIKA
- the LOC100880865 gene encoding ankyrin repeat and BTB/POZ domain-containing protein 2 isoform X3; this translates as MPSTRGESCSNKDCYCVICRELKDYKMAGNAESPQVRREGINFILRRGLPFVNRSPSKEWLETDLKRDEREDITLEEKSHPPEVDRAMTPVGNVRRTDKDVAHKTVIYFGDSNQRQKENRLRDACSKEEMEKTEADGAEDDAMCKRQRSMANLLENEDAKVTHEIVVNVTPSREDVLKIEEDESQVEDYWSLPGDNSGFKADWSFVQQWRLRGPSGGSGRELYCPPYSKDFTESSPKNGVHNMVHMVAERDTDSVAPTPTPQHPHHSQHHHLSLHEIRALQRRPECTGNSSSDENRSSGHASMSDTGGHTSSSSPPHRHHRAHSPQQLNSVPEDDRLSASVTQRNGRSRSGQNRNRHRATPAKVPWSGSGLEDIKLAIQQLTMRSHKSSSTYSSLSGSESSEPAVRRLMRHSSLETINTNVTSADEFVWVDSHNRLVELQQLPWTHHDVLRVLQNGRTREHMEQVSMETIPRLSYLLQRALVRVGRETQRLAKPVGLCSKHEVYSAFKIVLCPALADSCTKACLRAAAMFAVSGDQLKQSKASRSGLQLPVGRFLRWMSDVRLGRMIHEYAAIYLTAGIENLLEEILLQCIPTDPHTTLTATMLEHAIANSGDLWGLLQPYAHLNAGRTASGALAMPRWASVSSLNSSSSSRSGRDAANSALEPSLLTTCVGSMSELIDLISKVAQAGRSPIPLTTKALNALFYYMRCSQLEHGERGSGIQELAYERAYVVLPPLVEWLRVATAHAEHRHGLVVDQDDINQAARLLLPGVDCPVRPICFEEVAVCSKRIDDTEYVRLLTMDMAFKMLTSGRTDLIAQAMPLLPSTKINTVNDNGFTALMIACINGDETAILALLDAGADLNIESPPPPTGQLANTPSKVPVTPGVSNARSPVTPSSIVSSGKSMQSSGSASSLPNASSNISSNVCCNQTGFNAETQHWTALTYTALMGHCNIARILLERGAAVEGGAKPSEDKCTVTPLQAATATGNNEMVALLLAHGAQPFLSTLIKDSFSYSGSAQRGCYSAISVATAHGQRSCLHQLLSHPLNFSAKRGEKEVLSLEEILAEGSAATSPQQQTVDGRGNRREGKEPVFNKVQTKALQEAMYHSAESNHLDITMELRGLKVGWTLHCWMHSLATAHEMRLDSVIDQLLQDFLQVCPDDYSTQFVQECLPLLFNIFRYSKAKGTTLLLADIFCTCFGWEPIKPIRDTTLSSGSRIDPKFVNNPELSDVQFRVEGRVFYGHKIVLVTSSPRFRNMLSSKLCEGNPPIVQINDIRYHIFQMVMEFLYHGGCATLEVNQSDVLELMAAANFFQLDGLLRYCEAQCSSMVDLDNIVSMYIHAKVYNATQLLEYCQGFLLQNMVALLTYDDSVKRLLFAKKLPNHDVLAGLLLTLQARIKTRRSQQQNKIKA